The genome window GGGTGGAGGAGACGACCGGCGTGCACCTGGAGCCGGAGCTGCGCCTGGTGGGCTTCGAGGAGGAGCGTTGACGCAGACCCGCCAGCGGGGACGGCGGGGGGGGCCGCCGACCCTGTACGACCAGGCCGGCGAGCCGCCGCCGGCCCGGCCGCCGGTGGCGTCGCCGCGCCGGGCCAGGCGGTGGCGCGGGCACCTGCGGGCCGTCCCCGGACCGGAGCTGTTCGACCAGGAGCGGGACAAGGAGACCGGGGCGCCGGAGCAGCCGGCGCCGGCCCCACGCGCCGCGCCCCCGGCGCTGCCCATCGACCCGCGCATCCGGCGCCGCCGCATCGAGGTCCGCCGCGACGAGGGCCGGCGCCGGCGGCGCATCGTGGTCTCGTGCGTCGTGGCGGCCGCCGCCGTGGCCGGGGCGGCGGGCGCCACGCGCTCGCCCCTTCTCGACGTCGACCGGGTCGTCCTCCGGGGCGCCGAGCACACCAGGCACGACGCCGTCGTCGAGCTCGGCCACCTGGCGTCGTCGCCGCCCATGCTGGACGTCGACACGGCGACGCTCGCCCGCCGGGTGGAGGCGCTCCCGTGGGTGCTGGACGCCCGGGCCCGTCGCCAGTGGCCGTCCACGATCCGGGTGGACGTCGTCGAGCGCCGGCCGGCGGCCGTCCTCCCCGCCGGCGAGGGGACCTGGGCGCTGGCGGACGGGACCGGGCGGGTGCTCGCCGTCGGCCCGGAGAAGCCCCCCGGGCTCCCCGTCCTCGGTGCCGTCCCTGCGCCCGGCCGGCCGGGGACCACGGTCGGCGGGGAGACGCGCCCGTCGCTGGCCGTGGCCGCCGCCCTCCCCGACGACCTGCGCTCGCGCATCGCCGACGTGGCCGCCGTCCCCGGGGGTGAGGTGGAGCTCCAGCTCGTGCCCCCGGGCGGGGTGGTGCGCCTGGGCCCGCCTGTCGACCTCGACGAGAAGTTCCGGGTCCTGGCCACCGTGCTGGCCCGGGCCGAGCTCGCCGGCGTGGCCGTGATCGACGTGCGCGTGCCGCGGGCACCAGCCTTGACCCGCCGTTGACGATGTGGCTAATGTTCGACCGTTGCAAGAGGTTGACATAACTCTAACCCTGCACTAGAGGTTGAGGCCGGGCCGGAGCCCCATGCGAACGCACCTCGCCGAGGCGGTGGCGAACGTTTCCGGGACGTCGACGCGGCAGGACCGCACCGAGGGAGGCAGTCCATGGCCGCATCGCAGAACTACATCGCCGTGATCAAGGTGGTCGGCATCGGGGGTGGCGGCGTCAACGCCGTCAACCGGATGATCGACGCCGGGCTCAAGGGCGTGGAGTTCATCGCCATCAACACCGACGCCCAGGCGCTGTTGATGAGCGACGCCGACGTCAAGCTCGACATCGGGCGCCAGCTCACGCGCGGCCTCGGGGCGGGCAGCGACCCCGAGGTCGGCCGCCAGGCGGCCGAGGAGCACCGCGACGAGATCGAGGAGGTGCTCAAGGGCTCCGACATGGTCTTCATCACCGCCGGCAAGGGCGGCGGCACCGGTACCGGAGGCGCCCCCGTGGTGGCCGAGGTGGCGAAGTCGCTGGGCGCCCTCACCATCGGCGTGGTCACCCGTCCCTTCGCCTTCGAGGGGAGGCGGCGGGCGGTCCAGGCCGATGCCGGCATCCAGACCCTCAAGGAGAAGGTCGACACCCTCATCATCATCCCCAACGACCGGCTGCTCACCGTGTCGAACGAGAAGACCTCCATGGTCAACGCCTTCAAGATGGCCGACGAGGTGCTGCTCCAGGGTGTGCAGGGCATCACCGACCTGATCACGACGCCGGGCCTCATCAACACCGACTTCGCCGACGTGAAGATGATCATGAGCAACGCCGGCACCGCCATCATGGGCATCGGCACGGCGTCGGGCGAGGGCCGGGCCGTGAACGCCGCCCGGGCCGCCATCACCAGCCCGCTGCTCGAGG of Acidimicrobiales bacterium contains these proteins:
- a CDS encoding FtsQ-type POTRA domain-containing protein → MTQTRQRGRRGGPPTLYDQAGEPPPARPPVASPRRARRWRGHLRAVPGPELFDQERDKETGAPEQPAPAPRAAPPALPIDPRIRRRRIEVRRDEGRRRRRIVVSCVVAAAAVAGAAGATRSPLLDVDRVVLRGAEHTRHDAVVELGHLASSPPMLDVDTATLARRVEALPWVLDARARRQWPSTIRVDVVERRPAAVLPAGEGTWALADGTGRVLAVGPEKPPGLPVLGAVPAPGRPGTTVGGETRPSLAVAAALPDDLRSRIADVAAVPGGEVELQLVPPGGVVRLGPPVDLDEKFRVLATVLARAELAGVAVIDVRVPRAPALTRR
- the ftsZ gene encoding cell division protein FtsZ, with protein sequence MAASQNYIAVIKVVGIGGGGVNAVNRMIDAGLKGVEFIAINTDAQALLMSDADVKLDIGRQLTRGLGAGSDPEVGRQAAEEHRDEIEEVLKGSDMVFITAGKGGGTGTGGAPVVAEVAKSLGALTIGVVTRPFAFEGRRRAVQADAGIQTLKEKVDTLIIIPNDRLLTVSNEKTSMVNAFKMADEVLLQGVQGITDLITTPGLINTDFADVKMIMSNAGTAIMGIGTASGEGRAVNAARAAITSPLLEASIEGARGILLNIAGGSDLGLFEVNEAAEIIHGVAHADANIIFGSVIDDAMGDEVRVTVIAAGFDRWEEERQPAADLRSSRRDERDRGERSARSAPPPRPDPFAMPADEDIDLGDDDFDVPSFLR